From one Nocardioides yefusunii genomic stretch:
- the valS gene encoding valine--tRNA ligase, which yields MTENSSPEVTTPTSAPRAVVVPEKPALEGLEAKWAERWKADDTYAFDRTQPRENVYSIDTPPPTVSGSLHVGHVFSYTHTDLIARFQRMRGKTVFYPMGWDDNGLPTERRVQNYFGVRCDPSLPYDADFTPPAKPDPKKQIPISRPNFIELCDQLVAEDEKVFESLWRTLGLSVDWNQQYTTIGKRAQAVSQRAFLRNYARGEAYLQEAPTLWDVTFQTAVAQAELEARDYAGAYHRVSFHTPDGGTIEIETTRPELLPSAVALIAHPEDERYQALFGTTVTSPIFGVEIPVVAHAGAEMDKGAGIAMCCTFGDLTDVTWWRELNLPVRTVIGRDGRFLRDTPEWLQAPNAAPDASEFYETLAGKTTFSAREAVVAKLRETGDLIGEPKPTQRMANFYEKGDKPLEIVSTRQWYLTNGGRNPELREKMLARGAQLNWLPEHMKHRYDNWVGGLNGDWLISRQRFFGIPFPVWYALDADGEPNYAAPIVPTEAQLPIDPSTDAPVGYAEDQRGKPGGFIGDPDVMDTWATSSLTPHIAGQWESDNDLFERVFPMDLCTQGHDIIRTWLFSRVVRAHFENDATPWTHAMLSGWILDPDRKKMSKSKGNVVVPTEILDKFGADAVRWRASLARPGLDSPFDETQMKVGRRLAMKVLNVANFVLGNIKATDPNPIAVSQPVDVALMGGLADTIRTATEAFEAYDYTSALETAERFFWSFCDDYVELVKERAYEEDGGIPTESAKAALALTLDTLLKLLAPFLPYATEEVWSWWHEGSVHTQRWPEVNDLGSAAAADGAVLTAVSAALSGVRGAKSKAKVKMRHELTRVEITGPEALVKNAELAAPDLRKAGKITGDLIFTVDADATDLTVEAEVAPTEE from the coding sequence ATGACTGAGAACTCAAGCCCCGAGGTGACCACGCCGACGTCCGCACCGCGCGCCGTCGTCGTACCGGAGAAGCCGGCACTGGAGGGACTCGAGGCCAAGTGGGCCGAGCGTTGGAAGGCCGACGACACCTACGCCTTCGACCGCACCCAGCCGCGCGAGAACGTCTACTCGATCGACACCCCGCCGCCGACCGTCTCCGGTTCGCTGCACGTGGGCCACGTCTTCTCGTACACCCACACCGACCTCATCGCCCGCTTCCAGCGCATGCGCGGCAAGACCGTCTTCTACCCGATGGGTTGGGACGACAACGGTCTGCCGACCGAGCGTCGCGTGCAGAACTACTTCGGTGTGCGCTGCGACCCCTCGCTGCCCTACGACGCCGACTTCACCCCTCCGGCCAAGCCGGACCCGAAGAAGCAGATCCCGATCAGCCGCCCGAACTTCATCGAGCTCTGCGACCAGCTGGTCGCCGAGGACGAGAAGGTCTTCGAGTCGCTCTGGCGCACGCTGGGTCTCTCGGTCGACTGGAACCAGCAGTACACGACCATCGGCAAGCGCGCCCAGGCCGTGAGCCAGCGCGCCTTCCTGCGCAACTACGCCCGCGGTGAGGCCTACCTCCAGGAAGCCCCCACCCTGTGGGACGTCACCTTCCAGACCGCTGTGGCCCAGGCCGAGCTGGAGGCCCGCGACTACGCCGGCGCCTACCACCGCGTCTCGTTCCACACGCCCGACGGCGGCACCATCGAGATCGAGACCACCCGTCCCGAGCTCCTGCCCTCCGCGGTCGCCCTGATCGCCCACCCCGAGGACGAGCGCTACCAGGCTCTCTTCGGCACCACCGTCACGTCGCCGATCTTCGGCGTCGAGATCCCGGTCGTCGCCCACGCCGGCGCCGAGATGGACAAGGGTGCCGGCATCGCGATGTGCTGCACCTTCGGTGACCTCACCGACGTCACCTGGTGGCGCGAGCTCAACCTCCCGGTCCGCACCGTGATCGGCCGCGACGGCCGCTTCCTGCGCGACACCCCGGAGTGGCTCCAGGCCCCGAACGCAGCCCCCGACGCCTCGGAGTTCTACGAGACCCTGGCCGGCAAGACCACGTTCTCGGCCCGCGAAGCCGTCGTGGCCAAGCTGCGCGAGACCGGCGACCTGATCGGCGAGCCCAAGCCGACCCAGCGCATGGCGAACTTCTACGAGAAGGGCGACAAGCCCCTCGAGATCGTCTCGACCCGCCAGTGGTACCTCACCAACGGTGGTCGCAACCCCGAGCTGCGCGAGAAGATGCTCGCCCGTGGCGCCCAGCTGAACTGGCTGCCCGAGCACATGAAGCACCGCTACGACAACTGGGTCGGCGGCCTGAACGGCGACTGGCTGATCTCGCGCCAGCGCTTCTTCGGCATCCCGTTCCCGGTCTGGTACGCCCTCGACGCCGACGGTGAGCCCAACTACGCGGCCCCGATCGTCCCGACCGAGGCACAGCTCCCGATCGACCCCTCCACCGACGCCCCCGTGGGCTACGCCGAGGACCAGCGCGGCAAGCCGGGCGGCTTCATCGGTGACCCCGACGTCATGGACACCTGGGCGACCTCCTCGCTGACCCCGCACATCGCCGGTCAGTGGGAGTCCGACAACGACCTGTTCGAGCGGGTCTTCCCGATGGACCTGTGCACCCAGGGCCACGACATCATCCGCACCTGGCTGTTCTCCCGCGTCGTCCGTGCTCACTTCGAGAACGACGCCACCCCGTGGACCCACGCCATGCTCTCGGGCTGGATCCTCGACCCGGACCGCAAGAAGATGTCGAAGTCGAAGGGCAACGTCGTCGTCCCGACCGAGATCCTCGACAAGTTCGGTGCCGACGCGGTGCGCTGGCGTGCCTCCCTGGCCCGCCCGGGTCTGGACTCGCCGTTCGACGAGACCCAGATGAAGGTCGGTCGTCGTCTGGCGATGAAGGTCCTCAACGTCGCCAACTTCGTGCTCGGCAACATCAAGGCCACCGACCCCAACCCGATCGCTGTCTCCCAGCCGGTCGACGTGGCGCTGATGGGCGGCCTGGCCGACACCATCCGCACCGCCACCGAGGCGTTCGAGGCCTACGACTACACCAGCGCCCTCGAGACCGCGGAGCGCTTCTTCTGGTCCTTCTGCGACGACTACGTCGAGCTGGTCAAGGAGCGTGCCTACGAGGAGGACGGTGGCATCCCCACCGAGTCCGCGAAGGCTGCTCTGGCGCTCACCCTCGACACGCTGCTCAAGCTGCTCGCCCCGTTCCTGCCCTACGCGACCGAAGAGGTGTGGTCGTGGTGGCACGAGGGTTCGGTGCACACCCAGCGCTGGCCCGAGGTCAACGACCTCGGTTCTGCCGCTGCTGCTGACGGCGCGGTCCTCACCGCCGTCTCCGCCGCTCTCTCGGGCGTGCGTGGCGCGAAGTCGAAGGCCAAGGTCAAGATGCGTCACGAGCTGACCCGCGTCGAGATCACCGGCCCCGAGGCCCTGGTCAAGAACGCCGAACTGGCTGCTCCCGACCTGCGCAAGGCAGGCAAGATCACCGGTGACCTGATCTTCACCGTCGACGCCGACGCCACCGATCTCACCGTCGAGGCCGAGGTGGCCCCGACCGAGGAGTGA
- a CDS encoding flavodoxin family protein produces MHIGVVMGTGHGSDGATGRLVNELLDRVRGIVPDVEVSTVDTDSLDLGPSCAACLGCMTAGEQSCPNFSSAARAARLMEEADLVVFATPVHSFHVSATMKRFVDHFAYLIHRPAHVGKPCVQISTAAGAGHDQALGYLKSATRRWGFHTVGQLGVNGPGLKKAPYRAKVDAALDELAASVVDQARNPVEPAPTAADLIGFRVARLLVESGRDEGPVDAAYWDERGWFDADWFTDRKLPWFANRLAATVEKKIRKGIAEGSANPYQG; encoded by the coding sequence GTGCACATCGGTGTGGTCATGGGAACGGGGCACGGCAGTGACGGCGCGACCGGACGTCTGGTGAACGAACTCCTCGACCGGGTGCGAGGCATCGTCCCCGACGTCGAGGTCAGCACCGTCGACACCGACTCGCTCGACCTCGGCCCGTCGTGCGCCGCCTGTCTGGGCTGCATGACCGCGGGCGAGCAGAGCTGCCCCAACTTCTCCTCCGCGGCCCGCGCCGCACGACTGATGGAGGAGGCCGACCTCGTCGTCTTCGCCACACCCGTGCACTCCTTCCACGTCTCGGCGACGATGAAGCGGTTCGTGGACCACTTCGCCTACCTGATCCACCGCCCCGCCCACGTCGGGAAGCCGTGTGTGCAGATCTCCACCGCCGCCGGGGCCGGCCACGACCAGGCGCTCGGGTACCTGAAGTCCGCCACCCGACGCTGGGGCTTCCACACCGTCGGTCAGCTCGGAGTCAACGGCCCCGGTCTGAAGAAGGCGCCCTACCGGGCCAAGGTCGACGCGGCCCTCGACGAGCTCGCCGCCAGCGTCGTGGACCAGGCTCGTAACCCGGTCGAGCCGGCCCCCACCGCGGCGGACCTGATCGGCTTCCGGGTCGCGCGGCTGCTGGTGGAGAGCGGACGCGACGAAGGCCCCGTCGACGCCGCCTACTGGGACGAGCGCGGCTGGTTCGACGCCGACTGGTTCACCGACCGCAAGCTGCCGTGGTTCGCGAACCGGCTCGCCGCCACGGTGGAGAAGAAGATCCGCAAGGGCATCGCCGAGGGCTCGGCCAACCCGTACCAGGGCTGA
- the folC gene encoding bifunctional tetrahydrofolate synthase/dihydrofolate synthase, which translates to MSTSSGSFDGPRYAQTFAEVEDALLSRWPETRLEPSLDRIQAFVELLGDPQKAYQSVHLTGTNGKTSTSRMIDTILRTLELRTGRFTSPHVEKMSERISIDGEPLSDEAFVDAFNDIAPFTHLVDSTQEHPLSFFETVVGMAYAAFADAPIDVAVVEVGMGGGWDATNVIDAQVAVVLPIALDHAQYLGDTIAAIATEKAGIIKPGAQVILAQQTPEAAEVLIARAAEVGATIAREGMEFGVVNRVAAVGGQVVTLQGLRGRYEDVFIPLHGAHQAQNAAVALAAVEALLGEHDLSDEIIREAFGRVTSPGRLEVVRRSPSIVLDAAHNPHGAEASAAAIEDAFGFDPLIGVIGVMGDKDYEGVLAAFEPHMAHLVVTQNSTPRSMKAEDLGEVAKEIFGESRVTVLPDLASAIDYAAALAEAGQAYGDAMGAGGVLVTGSVVTIGEARAMIRPEGREAAPAKDPNAIPDAPEISPSMLRAMQAAAVTDGDLDSGLDIDPFAGAKSVRGPRHEDEDPVARFIGEFGLDSDGDIDADDIFAMDERAAADARGGNDQNNDDEDDQ; encoded by the coding sequence ATGAGCACCTCTTCTGGATCCTTCGACGGCCCCCGCTACGCCCAGACCTTCGCGGAGGTCGAGGACGCCCTGCTGTCGCGTTGGCCCGAGACCCGTCTCGAGCCCTCGCTCGACCGCATCCAGGCGTTCGTCGAGCTCCTCGGCGACCCGCAGAAGGCCTACCAGTCGGTGCACCTGACGGGCACCAACGGCAAGACCTCGACCTCGCGGATGATCGACACGATCCTGCGGACCCTCGAGCTGCGCACCGGCCGCTTCACCAGCCCTCACGTCGAGAAGATGAGCGAGCGGATCTCGATCGACGGTGAGCCGCTCTCCGACGAGGCCTTCGTGGACGCCTTCAACGACATCGCACCCTTCACGCACCTGGTGGACTCCACCCAGGAGCACCCGCTCTCCTTCTTCGAGACCGTCGTGGGCATGGCCTACGCCGCGTTCGCCGACGCCCCGATCGACGTCGCCGTCGTCGAGGTCGGCATGGGCGGAGGCTGGGACGCCACCAACGTGATCGATGCCCAGGTTGCCGTCGTGCTGCCGATCGCCCTCGACCACGCCCAGTACCTGGGCGACACCATCGCCGCGATCGCCACCGAGAAGGCCGGCATCATCAAGCCCGGTGCCCAGGTCATCCTGGCCCAGCAGACCCCCGAGGCCGCGGAGGTGCTGATCGCGCGCGCCGCCGAGGTCGGCGCCACCATCGCCCGCGAGGGCATGGAGTTCGGCGTCGTGAACCGGGTCGCCGCCGTCGGTGGCCAGGTCGTCACCCTGCAGGGCCTGCGTGGCCGCTACGAGGACGTCTTCATCCCGCTCCACGGTGCCCACCAGGCACAGAACGCCGCGGTCGCGCTGGCCGCCGTCGAGGCGCTGCTCGGTGAGCACGACCTCTCCGACGAGATCATCCGTGAGGCCTTCGGCCGCGTCACCTCGCCGGGTCGTCTCGAGGTCGTGCGTCGCTCGCCGTCGATCGTCCTCGACGCCGCCCACAACCCGCACGGCGCCGAGGCCTCGGCCGCCGCGATCGAGGACGCCTTCGGCTTCGACCCGCTCATCGGCGTCATCGGCGTCATGGGCGACAAGGACTACGAGGGCGTGCTCGCCGCGTTCGAGCCGCACATGGCCCACCTCGTCGTCACCCAGAACTCCACCCCGCGGTCGATGAAGGCCGAGGACCTGGGCGAGGTCGCCAAGGAGATCTTCGGCGAGTCCCGCGTCACGGTGCTCCCCGACCTCGCCTCCGCGATCGACTACGCCGCGGCGCTGGCCGAGGCTGGTCAGGCCTACGGCGACGCGATGGGCGCCGGCGGCGTCCTGGTGACGGGTTCGGTGGTCACCATCGGCGAGGCCCGCGCGATGATCCGCCCCGAGGGCCGCGAGGCTGCCCCGGCCAAGGACCCCAACGCCATCCCCGACGCCCCCGAGATCTCCCCGTCGATGCTGCGCGCCATGCAGGCCGCCGCGGTCACCGACGGCGACCTCGACTCCGGTCTCGACATCGACCCCTTCGCGGGTGCGAAGTCGGTGCGCGGACCGCGCCACGAGGACGAGGACCCGGTGGCACGCTTCATCGGCGAGTTCGGCCTCGACTCCGACGGCGACATCGACGCCGACGACATCTTCGCGATGGACGAGCGTGCCGCTGCCGACGCCCGCGGTGGGAACGACCAGAACAACGACGACGAGGACGACCAGTGA
- a CDS encoding DUF4233 domain-containing protein: MSNQPEQQAELENPTLGTDGDEGVDEAVDTRTPEEIAAKELRKAPRRGLCAAVLCLGAIAYGLMTPVLIGVTEVNTVLAWVVGVGLCVLSFLTAGLLRKEWGYWLGGAIQVASILVGFWIPVMFFLGGVFALLWFGSDALGRKIEREKREAWTAWVAEQNALKA, translated from the coding sequence GTGAGCAACCAGCCCGAGCAGCAGGCCGAGCTCGAGAACCCCACCCTGGGCACCGACGGTGACGAGGGAGTCGACGAGGCCGTCGACACTCGTACCCCCGAGGAGATCGCAGCCAAGGAGCTCCGCAAGGCTCCGCGTCGTGGTCTCTGCGCCGCGGTGCTCTGCCTCGGTGCGATCGCCTACGGCCTGATGACGCCGGTCCTGATCGGTGTCACCGAGGTCAACACTGTCCTGGCCTGGGTGGTCGGCGTCGGCCTGTGCGTGCTGTCGTTCCTCACCGCCGGCCTGCTCCGCAAGGAGTGGGGCTACTGGCTGGGCGGTGCGATCCAGGTCGCCTCGATCCTGGTCGGCTTCTGGATCCCGGTGATGTTCTTCCTCGGCGGCGTCTTCGCGCTGCTGTGGTTCGGCTCCGACGCCCTGGGCCGCAAGATCGAGCGCGAGAAGCGCGAGGCCTGGACCGCGTGGGTGGCCGAGCAGAACGCTCTCAAGGCCTGA
- a CDS encoding PLP-dependent aminotransferase family protein: MLTPQVPVVVDLDRSRPEPLPVQLADAVRRQVLDATLRPGDRLPSTRALAADLAVSRATVESAWDQLRAEGWIDSRHGSGTRISTGPADAARRPRTTHRPHSVATGGPFASGDLVPMDAGTPWRPEPLPRSLHAGWRRAWRRVSDTSPPRGYDDHRGLPLLRRALAERIARERGLAVDADDVRVSGGTTAGLRHLLTALPPGPVGIEDPGYRAAVATVLAGGRTVVDLPVPRRPGASFRPSLDGLAAAYVTPAHQHPLGRVMSAEERLALVGEAERHGAVVVEDDYDYELRYDVAPLPALTALAPDQVALLGTASKSVMPSLRLGWMVAPDRLMDDLDAFRALTHDTPPWAVQAVFAELLLEGHVDAVVRQARRAYAERAPRVVAALSPYAELAGPVAGMYTTWLLEEDRAVAARAAAERAGFGVNLLSAYCRTAGLSGLVVGFGGPDDDELDRALNALTSALD, translated from the coding sequence GTGCTCACTCCTCAGGTCCCTGTGGTGGTCGACCTCGACCGCTCCCGGCCCGAGCCCCTTCCCGTACAGCTGGCCGACGCCGTGCGCCGGCAGGTGCTCGACGCGACCCTGCGTCCCGGCGACCGCCTGCCCAGCACCCGGGCCTTGGCCGCCGACCTCGCTGTCTCCCGCGCCACCGTCGAGAGCGCCTGGGACCAGTTGCGCGCGGAGGGCTGGATCGACTCGCGCCACGGTTCGGGCACGCGCATCAGTACCGGGCCTGCTGACGCAGCGCGCCGGCCGCGAACCACGCACCGTCCCCACAGCGTCGCGACCGGCGGTCCCTTCGCGTCGGGCGATCTCGTTCCCATGGACGCTGGCACGCCGTGGCGTCCGGAGCCGCTTCCCCGTTCTCTTCACGCAGGCTGGCGCCGTGCCTGGCGGCGGGTCAGCGACACCTCTCCCCCACGCGGGTACGACGACCATCGTGGTCTGCCGCTGCTGCGCCGAGCCCTGGCCGAACGCATCGCACGGGAGCGAGGCCTCGCCGTGGACGCTGATGACGTCCGGGTGAGCGGAGGTACCACCGCCGGGCTGCGTCACCTGTTGACGGCGCTTCCTCCCGGGCCGGTGGGGATCGAGGATCCCGGGTACCGGGCCGCGGTGGCGACCGTGCTGGCCGGCGGCCGCACCGTGGTCGACCTCCCGGTGCCCCGCCGCCCCGGTGCGTCGTTCCGGCCGTCTCTCGACGGGCTCGCGGCTGCCTACGTGACCCCCGCGCACCAGCACCCGTTGGGGCGCGTGATGTCGGCCGAGGAACGGCTCGCGCTGGTGGGCGAGGCCGAACGTCACGGCGCCGTCGTGGTCGAGGACGACTACGACTACGAGCTGCGTTACGACGTCGCGCCGCTGCCGGCGCTCACCGCGTTGGCCCCCGACCAGGTGGCACTGCTCGGCACCGCCTCGAAGTCGGTGATGCCGTCACTGCGTCTGGGCTGGATGGTCGCCCCTGATCGACTCATGGACGACCTGGACGCCTTCCGCGCCCTCACCCACGACACCCCGCCCTGGGCAGTGCAGGCGGTCTTCGCCGAACTGCTGCTGGAGGGACACGTCGACGCCGTGGTGCGTCAGGCCCGACGCGCGTACGCCGAGCGGGCACCGCGTGTGGTGGCGGCGCTCTCCCCGTACGCAGAACTGGCGGGACCGGTGGCGGGGATGTACACGACGTGGCTGCTCGAGGAGGACCGCGCCGTGGCGGCCCGGGCGGCAGCCGAGCGGGCCGGCTTCGGCGTCAACCTGCTCTCGGCCTACTGCCGCACCGCCGGGCTCTCCGGTCTGGTGGTCGGTTTCGGTGGGCCCGACGACGACGAACTCGACCGCGCCCTGAACGCACTGACGTCCGCACTCGACTGA
- a CDS encoding rod shape-determining protein, translated as MANSLIGRDMAVDLGTANTLVYVRGKGVVLDEPSVVAMNTTTGEVIAVGHEAKRMVGRTPESIKAVRPLKDGVIADFDATEQMLRHFIQQVHRRRYFAKPRMVICVPSGITAVEQRAVKEAAYQAGARRVYVVEEPMAAAIGAGLPVHEATGNMVVDIGGGTTEVAVISLGGIVTSLSVRTAGDDLDAAIVQWMKKEHALMLGERTAEEVKISLGSAFPLGQEIDAEIRGRDMVSGLPRTVQVSTADVRHALEEQISAIVDAVRHTLDQTPPELAGDIMDRGIVLTGGGGLLRGLDERLRHETGMPVHVAENPLESVAYGAGRCVEEFEALQQVLLSDTRRY; from the coding sequence ATGGCGAACAGCCTCATCGGCCGCGACATGGCGGTGGACCTCGGCACGGCCAACACGCTGGTGTACGTGCGCGGCAAGGGCGTCGTCCTCGACGAACCCAGCGTCGTGGCGATGAACACCACCACCGGCGAGGTCATCGCCGTGGGCCACGAGGCCAAGCGCATGGTCGGTCGCACCCCGGAGTCGATCAAGGCCGTCCGGCCGCTCAAGGACGGCGTCATCGCCGACTTCGACGCGACCGAACAGATGCTGCGTCACTTCATCCAGCAGGTGCACCGTCGTCGTTACTTCGCCAAGCCCCGGATGGTGATCTGCGTTCCCAGCGGCATCACCGCCGTGGAGCAGCGCGCCGTCAAGGAGGCCGCCTACCAGGCAGGCGCCCGACGGGTCTACGTCGTCGAGGAGCCGATGGCCGCGGCGATCGGTGCCGGCCTGCCGGTGCACGAGGCGACCGGCAACATGGTCGTCGACATCGGCGGTGGCACCACCGAGGTCGCCGTGATCTCCCTGGGCGGCATCGTGACCTCCCTCAGCGTCCGCACCGCCGGAGACGACCTCGACGCCGCGATCGTGCAGTGGATGAAGAAGGAGCACGCCCTGATGCTGGGCGAACGCACCGCGGAGGAGGTCAAGATCTCCTTGGGGTCGGCGTTCCCGCTCGGGCAGGAGATCGACGCCGAGATCCGCGGCCGCGACATGGTCTCCGGTCTGCCGCGCACCGTCCAGGTCTCGACCGCCGACGTGCGTCACGCGCTGGAGGAGCAGATCTCCGCGATCGTCGACGCCGTGCGGCACACCCTCGACCAGACGCCGCCCGAGCTGGCCGGCGACATCATGGACCGCGGCATCGTCCTCACCGGTGGTGGCGGACTGCTGCGCGGCCTCGACGAGCGCCTGCGCCACGAGACCGGGATGCCCGTGCACGTCGCGGAGAACCCGCTCGAGTCGGTCGCCTACGGTGCCGGTCGCTGCGTGGAGGAGTTCGAGGCCCTGCAGCAGGTCCTCCTCTCCGACACCCGGAGGTACTGA
- the ndk gene encoding nucleoside-diphosphate kinase, protein MTQRTFVLLKPDAVKRGLVGEILSRFEAKGLSLVAMELRTIDAAQADAHYAEHVERDFYPPLRTFVTSGPLVALVLEGDEAIDVVRTLNGSTDGRKAAPGTIRGDLSLSNRENLVHGSDSEESAAREIALWFPNL, encoded by the coding sequence ATGACCCAGCGCACCTTCGTCCTGCTCAAGCCCGACGCCGTGAAGCGCGGCCTCGTCGGCGAGATCCTCTCCCGCTTCGAGGCCAAGGGCCTCTCGCTGGTCGCCATGGAGCTCCGCACCATCGACGCCGCCCAGGCCGACGCCCACTACGCCGAGCACGTCGAGCGCGACTTCTACCCGCCGCTGCGCACCTTCGTGACGTCGGGTCCGCTCGTCGCGCTGGTCCTCGAGGGTGACGAGGCGATCGACGTGGTCCGTACCCTGAACGGTTCCACCGACGGTCGCAAGGCTGCCCCGGGCACCATCCGCGGCGACCTCTCGCTCTCCAACCGCGAGAACCTGGTCCACGGCTCCGACTCCGAGGAGTCGGCCGCCCGCGAGATCGCGCTCTGGTTCCCGAACCTCTGA
- a CDS encoding DUF937 domain-containing protein translates to MTTSDGSPLDDLVSRLSIPDLAARLGSDPAKTREAVTVALHALLGGMSANVHDPAGEASLARAVAQHPPLDAVTVGDVDPTDGEAITQHVFGDAREQVVQRLGGINGLDKGLVTKLLPILAPLVMSYLAKRVGGAAAGNSAASGGGVLGQVLQSALRGAESSGASGGPAPSILDVLGGLLGSGRRH, encoded by the coding sequence ATGACAACTTCTGACGGCAGCCCCCTCGACGACCTCGTCTCCCGTCTCTCGATCCCCGATCTCGCCGCACGCCTGGGCAGCGATCCCGCGAAGACGCGGGAGGCGGTCACCGTCGCTCTGCACGCCCTGCTGGGCGGGATGAGCGCGAACGTCCACGATCCGGCCGGCGAGGCGTCGTTGGCCCGGGCGGTGGCCCAGCATCCCCCGCTCGACGCCGTCACGGTGGGCGACGTGGACCCCACTGACGGCGAGGCGATCACCCAGCATGTCTTCGGTGACGCCCGCGAGCAGGTGGTGCAGCGTCTGGGCGGGATCAACGGCCTCGACAAGGGCCTCGTCACGAAGCTGCTGCCGATCCTGGCGCCACTGGTGATGAGCTACCTCGCCAAACGGGTCGGCGGCGCTGCCGCGGGCAACAGTGCTGCCTCCGGCGGCGGTGTGCTGGGACAGGTGCTGCAGTCGGCACTGCGGGGTGCGGAGTCCTCGGGCGCCTCAGGTGGTCCCGCGCCCTCGATCCTCGACGTCCTGGGCGGACTGCTGGGCAGCGGTCGACGCCACTGA
- a CDS encoding pyridoxamine 5'-phosphate oxidase family protein — translation MHTAPTSIVPARTAPPLQPAPPLQSTPRTTLTRGRHRGIEDRDALHDLLAQALLAHVGIDMGTHPVVLPCLPALDIEGPDEGGTLYLHGSVGAVWVRRLLADGSDVCVTVTELDGLVLARSATHHSMNYRCAVVVGRPRVVPEGPEKVRALDLLVDQVVPGRAMHLRPSTRKEMAATCVLAVPLAEASLKMRAGDPVDDEDDVAAGGWAGVVPVQRVLGDPVDAADNEAPVPAHVVRHVADDDGVRRVGMGDDVQRR, via the coding sequence ATGCACACCGCACCCACCTCGATCGTTCCTGCCCGCACGGCGCCGCCCCTCCAGCCCGCCCCGCCCCTCCAGTCGACTCCACGGACGACCCTGACCCGGGGACGTCATCGCGGAATCGAGGATCGTGACGCCCTGCACGACCTGCTCGCCCAGGCGCTGCTCGCCCACGTGGGGATCGACATGGGCACGCACCCCGTCGTCCTGCCCTGCCTGCCGGCGCTGGACATCGAGGGTCCCGACGAGGGCGGCACCCTCTACCTCCACGGTTCGGTGGGTGCAGTATGGGTGCGTCGTCTGCTGGCCGACGGATCCGACGTCTGCGTCACCGTCACTGAACTCGACGGCTTGGTCCTGGCCCGTTCGGCCACTCATCACTCGATGAACTACCGCTGTGCCGTGGTGGTGGGACGACCTCGGGTGGTGCCGGAGGGCCCGGAGAAGGTGCGGGCCCTGGACCTCCTCGTCGACCAGGTGGTGCCGGGGCGTGCGATGCACCTGCGCCCCAGCACGCGCAAGGAGATGGCGGCCACGTGCGTGCTCGCGGTGCCGCTGGCCGAAGCGTCGTTGAAGATGCGGGCCGGTGATCCTGTCGACGACGAGGACGACGTCGCGGCCGGGGGATGGGCGGGCGTCGTACCGGTGCAGCGAGTCCTCGGCGACCCTGTCGACGCTGCGGACAACGAAGCGCCGGTCCCGGCCCACGTCGTGAGGCACGTCGCTGACGACGACGGTGTCCGCAGGGTGGGAATGGGCGACGACGTCCAGCGTCGTTAG